CAAAGAACCCGGATGGACCCATAGAAGTACATCGGAGGGAAGTGCGAGTATTCCGGAATGCTGGCAACATACTCCGTTATCTCGAGTTCCAGCGATGGTGAAACCGAGCCTTCGATTTGCTCCGTCACTGGTCCGCGCGGCGTTGTCTTTAGACCAAATCGTTTTCTGATTTGATTCAACAGTCGACGATCACTCGCTTTGTTGATCACACCGATGCGCTCCGGGCCGGTTTCGCACCAATGCAATTCCAACTCCTTCTGATCCGCCACAACGAGTTTGGCGGAATCGATTCCAACCGTCCCCAGTTCCTGACATCTGTCTGCATGTGTCGCATCATCCAACTGAATTTCGATCCGGCCGACGCGGATTGACCCATTTTCGCGGCGACGAACGGTGCCAACGATTGGAAAGTCTCCCAAAGGCACACCTTCCACGACGACATCAGGTATGGACTGCGGGTCCGATATCGAAACCGTGCCGGAATCGATTCGCACTCCACCGAGCTGCAGCGTTCTTACCGTGACATCAGCTCCTTCAGGATCGAATTCAACGCCGAGCATCTTGCCTGGTTCGCTCCGCACCAATTCGTCCTCTTCTGCGGCGGTGATCGGAATCTTCAGCATCCCGAACGCGCTCGCGACACCCAAACCGCCGACCAACACAGCAACACCAACGCGACCGCTATCGAATCGGGTCCACGCGGAATCCATCAGACCGACCAAAAAGAAAAGAGCGGCCAGCCAGCGTGCCGCGCGGATGCGACACGCTGCGAAAGTTGCGATCACCCACGAAGCCGCCGTCATGCCAATCATGGCAATGTATGGACGGTTGTTCTGCTCCGGCAGCCCATGCGCGAACAGCAGGATCAGTCCGTAGATCCCTCCAGCGCCAAAGAGCGCGACCAGGAAGCCGCGGCCAGTTTTCAGAGTGTCCCACATCTAGTTGCCCTACCGGCAGCGAACGCCTATCCCAGCGTAAACTCCGGCAGCTTCACAATTTCGCCGCCCTTCAACGCCGACTCATGAGCGCAAATGCCCACGCAGGTCCAGTTGGCGCTTGTGACGGCGTTCGGCATTGGATCCCGGTCTTCCAGAATGGCACTCACCATTTCATGCACCAGATGAGGATGACTACCGCCGTGGCCGCCGCCCTGAATAAAGCTTAGGTGATCCGCGTCGTGGATTTCCTGGGGCTGAGTGAACTTCTGAATTTCCTTTGGTAGCAAATGAGCGAAGTCGGGCACTTCTACCTTTTCCGGAATCTCATGTTCAGGCTTCTTCGCTGTGTGAATCACGTGCGGTTCGTTTTCAATCAGCGTCCACTCGAAACTCTTCTTCGTACCGTACACGTCGAAACTCTCACGATACTGCCGAGCGACATCGTATAGGAATCGCCAAATGTGAGCCGTCACGTCGCTGTCTTTGAGCTTAATGTGACAGCTTTCCACGGCAAACTTGTTGCCCGACTTCTTCGCGATGTCATCGCGCACAGTTCCTGAACCGAAGCAACTGACCTGCTCGGCCAGTGAATTCATCAGACCCAGACACGGACTCACCACGTGAGTCGCGTAGTGCATGGGGATCATTTCTTCCCAGTAGCTGGGCCAGCCGTCCATGTCCTGCGGATGCGATGCCGCGAGGTGTTGGATTTTGCCGAGTTCTCCCTTGTCGTACAAATCTTTGATGTACAAAAATTCGCGGCTGTACACGACAGTTTCCGCCATCATGTATTTCAGCCCGGTTTCGTTAACCTTCTCGACAATCTTGCGACAGTCCTCAATCGTTGTCGCCATCGGAACGGTACACATCACGTGCTTACCGGCATCCAGCGCCTTCAAAGACATCCAGGCGTGGTCTGGAATCGGGCTG
This DNA window, taken from Fuerstiella marisgermanici, encodes the following:
- a CDS encoding Gfo/Idh/MocA family protein, producing the protein MSQLNVAMIGLGFGSEFIPIYQAHPNANVAAICRRNEAEMNKVGDQFGIEKRYTDYDQVLADPNIDYVHINSPIPDHAWMSLKALDAGKHVMCTVPMATTIEDCRKIVEKVNETGLKYMMAETVVYSREFLYIKDLYDKGELGKIQHLAASHPQDMDGWPSYWEEMIPMHYATHVVSPCLGLMNSLAEQVSCFGSGTVRDDIAKKSGNKFAVESCHIKLKDSDVTAHIWRFLYDVARQYRESFDVYGTKKSFEWTLIENEPHVIHTAKKPEHEIPEKVEVPDFAHLLPKEIQKFTQPQEIHDADHLSFIQGGGHGGSHPHLVHEMVSAILEDRDPMPNAVTSANWTCVGICAHESALKGGEIVKLPEFTLG